In Nostoc sp. CENA543, a single genomic region encodes these proteins:
- a CDS encoding KGK domain-containing protein, whose translation MTDGFERLNHDEVVSIEPDTFKKLEIAKTFKVRDLITAIKEYISAEETIEVDLYTDGLSCEVLKFSAQGWVKGKVRLALEFCPDDPDSPLDEIYQIHQQLKQIDQETLW comes from the coding sequence ATGACAGACGGATTTGAGCGACTAAATCATGATGAAGTAGTCAGTATAGAACCAGACACTTTCAAAAAACTCGAAATTGCCAAAACTTTTAAAGTTCGTGATTTAATTACAGCAATTAAAGAATATATTAGTGCAGAGGAAACAATCGAAGTAGATTTATATACTGATGGCTTAAGTTGTGAAGTTTTGAAATTTAGCGCACAAGGATGGGTAAAAGGAAAAGTCAGACTAGCGTTAGAGTTTTGTCCTGATGACCCTGATTCACCATTAGACGAAATCTATCAAATTCATCAACAGCTGAAGCAAATTGATCAGGAAACATTATGGTAA
- a CDS encoding XisI protein codes for MQNLLNEHAKLVRDESIQAQTIFDTERDHYQLVYVGWHNSKRIYGTVLHLDIIDSKIWIQQDGTEVGIANKLVELGVPKRDIVLGFDPPKFRHYTEFAVR; via the coding sequence ATCCAAAACCTGTTAAACGAACACGCCAAACTTGTACGGGATGAAAGCATTCAAGCGCAAACTATTTTTGATACTGAGCGAGATCACTATCAATTAGTTTATGTTGGTTGGCATAATTCTAAACGAATATATGGTACTGTTTTGCATCTTGACATCATTGATAGCAAAATCTGGATTCAACAGGATGGTACAGAAGTTGGTATTGCAAATAAATTAGTTGAACTTGGTGTGCCGAAACGAGACATAGTTTTGGGATTTGATCCCCCAAAATTCAGACATTATACTGAATTTGCAGTGAGGTAA
- the tilS gene encoding tRNA lysidine(34) synthetase TilS encodes MGWTALHAKIHRTLRSRHLLNRQTRLLVAVSGGQDSLCLMKLLLDLQTKWQWDLGIIHCDHRWREDSQANAYHVENLAKNWGVSFYLATATQPVNTEAAARDWRYQTFLAIAQAHNYQYILTGHTASDRAETLLYNLTRGTGADGLQALTWQRPLTEKIVLVRPLLEVTRKQTQQFCQDFNLPIWEDSTNQDLKYARNRIRQELIPYLQQNFNPQAELAIAQTAELLQADVEYLEQAAQQLREEVMGDWGLGRGQGAGGRGVGKEDEENFLQLRLNRRVLQTAPLAIQRRVMRQVLQKILPDAPNFEHIEKLTALVTAPNRSQTDPFPGGAIAQVQGEWIILGTGDWGLGTR; translated from the coding sequence ATGGGATGGACTGCACTACACGCCAAAATACATCGTACTCTGCGATCGCGCCACTTATTAAATCGCCAGACACGCCTGTTAGTAGCAGTTTCCGGTGGGCAAGATTCCCTGTGTTTAATGAAATTACTGTTAGATTTACAAACTAAATGGCAGTGGGATTTAGGGATTATTCATTGTGATCATCGTTGGCGTGAAGATTCCCAAGCCAATGCCTATCACGTAGAAAATCTGGCTAAAAATTGGGGTGTATCTTTTTATTTAGCAACAGCTACTCAACCAGTAAACACAGAAGCAGCAGCCCGTGATTGGCGTTATCAAACTTTTCTAGCGATCGCCCAAGCTCACAACTACCAATATATTCTCACAGGTCACACCGCCAGCGATCGCGCCGAAACTCTCCTTTACAACTTAACGCGGGGAACTGGTGCAGACGGTTTACAAGCACTCACTTGGCAACGTCCCCTAACTGAGAAAATTGTGTTAGTGCGTCCCCTATTGGAAGTTACCCGCAAGCAAACACAGCAGTTTTGTCAAGATTTTAACTTGCCAATTTGGGAAGATTCCACCAACCAAGATTTAAAATATGCCCGTAACCGTATCCGCCAAGAATTAATTCCATATCTACAACAAAACTTTAACCCCCAAGCCGAATTAGCCATCGCCCAAACCGCCGAACTACTACAAGCCGATGTGGAATATTTAGAACAAGCAGCCCAGCAGTTGCGGGAAGAGGTGATGGGAGACTGGGGACTGGGCAGGGGGCAGGGGGCAGGGGGCAGGGGAGTGGGGAAAGAAGATGAAGAAAATTTTTTACAGCTACGTTTAAATCGTCGGGTATTGCAAACAGCACCATTGGCAATACAACGGCGGGTAATGCGTCAGGTGTTACAAAAAATCCTTCCCGATGCCCCCAATTTTGAGCATATCGAGAAATTAACAGCCTTAGTTACCGCGCCCAACCGTTCACAAACCGATCCCTTTCCTGGTGGTGCGATCGCTCAAGTCCAAGGTGAATGGATAATATTAGGGACTGGGGACTGGGGACTGGGGACAAGGTAG
- a CDS encoding chorismate lyase: protein MTAIFTSSNNSTLPAAWHRLTPIWQGGEEVIKKSLPHTQLAPAWQMLLLGDGSPTRHLELLTGEPTEVDVIDMSFIGMDLDDAPELIHKVPGPRLRRQVWLRTPSGQRLAYATSWWEASHVDEYLQNRSLPIWASLARLRTELYRDVRGIYYGYSPALEVGFNVEGPFWGRHYLFWHHGQPLTLIYEVFSPYLTKYLGATQLETVN from the coding sequence TTGACTGCAATATTTACTTCAAGTAACAACTCAACACTACCAGCCGCGTGGCATCGCCTAACCCCAATTTGGCAAGGTGGGGAGGAAGTAATTAAAAAAAGTTTGCCCCACACTCAGCTGGCTCCGGCTTGGCAAATGCTGCTGCTGGGTGACGGTTCACCCACAAGACACCTAGAATTACTGACGGGTGAGCCGACAGAAGTTGATGTCATTGATATGTCATTTATTGGCATGGATTTGGATGATGCGCCGGAATTGATTCACAAAGTCCCAGGGCCAAGACTACGGCGACAAGTGTGGCTACGCACTCCTAGTGGGCAGAGATTAGCCTATGCTACTTCGTGGTGGGAAGCTAGCCATGTAGATGAATATTTACAAAACCGTTCCTTGCCGATTTGGGCTAGTCTAGCGCGTTTGCGTACCGAATTATATCGAGATGTACGTGGTATTTATTACGGTTATTCCCCAGCCCTAGAAGTCGGATTTAACGTGGAAGGGCCTTTTTGGGGTCGCCATTACTTGTTTTGGCATCATGGTCAACCATTAACTTTAATTTACGAAGTTTTTTCGCCTTATTTAACAAAATACTTAGGTGCAACACAGCTAGAAACTGTTAACTAA
- a CDS encoding DUF3352 domain-containing protein yields MTSPRLSTPKKKQKKSSLRLTLSGAGLLIGIGSTAYLFLSQGQLFYRDLLTGANIIPSDALFAVSLTTDIKQWQKLQEFGTKETQAQVNQSLVQLRDRFLTNYGYNFEQDIQPWVGDEVTLAILAPQMNKPVSKPVSTIDNPGDSSQSMVMVLPVKNLQKAQTVFTQPKTLIQSKWIDRTYQGINIKQIEGQPGENLSAAFLDGKFLVITDNPQTAERAIEAYKNKTSLATIGGFADNFPKISGYQPLAQFYINIPNAAKIAATAPNRRLPAQVLAQLQNNQGLAGTVTLETEGLRIKGVSWLNPGSQRVLAVENQAGTMQNRVPAETLMMLSGGNLQRLWSEYVLTSQGNPLSPITPEQLRTGVKSLTTLDLERDLLSWMKGEFAVSIIPGTPKPGTSQDFRAALVFMVQAKERQLAETSIKQLDDVMKNQYQFQIQSTKVANKPVVNWISPFGTLTATHGWLDGNVAFLSIGAPVTDKILPQPSTALANNSTFQQTVPTEPNPTNGQFYIDVEQTAKNFPLPRLLPQQQTLLAATRSIGMTSAVSDNRSTRYDIFFTLKKGDR; encoded by the coding sequence ATGACATCACCTAGATTGTCTACTCCAAAGAAGAAACAAAAGAAATCTTCTTTGAGACTGACACTTTCAGGCGCAGGATTATTAATTGGTATAGGTAGTACGGCATACTTGTTTTTGAGTCAAGGTCAGTTATTTTATAGAGACTTACTGACAGGTGCGAATATTATTCCTAGTGATGCTTTGTTTGCGGTTTCTTTGACTACAGACATCAAACAATGGCAGAAATTACAGGAATTCGGCACGAAAGAAACACAAGCGCAAGTTAATCAAAGCTTAGTTCAGTTACGCGATCGCTTTCTCACCAATTACGGTTACAACTTTGAGCAGGATATTCAACCCTGGGTAGGCGATGAAGTTACCTTGGCAATTTTAGCCCCCCAGATGAATAAACCAGTTTCTAAGCCAGTCTCCACCATTGACAACCCTGGTGATAGTTCCCAATCAATGGTGATGGTGTTACCAGTTAAAAACCTCCAAAAAGCTCAAACTGTCTTTACTCAACCAAAAACCCTGATCCAAAGTAAATGGATTGACCGTACCTACCAAGGGATTAACATCAAACAAATTGAGGGACAGCCAGGAGAAAACTTATCGGCGGCATTTTTAGATGGAAAATTTTTGGTAATTACAGATAACCCGCAAACCGCAGAAAGAGCTATAGAAGCTTACAAAAATAAAACATCTTTAGCCACAATCGGCGGCTTTGCCGATAACTTTCCTAAAATATCTGGTTATCAACCTTTAGCACAGTTTTACATCAACATACCTAACGCTGCCAAAATAGCCGCCACAGCCCCCAACCGTCGTTTACCTGCACAAGTTTTAGCCCAACTACAAAATAACCAAGGTTTAGCCGGAACTGTGACACTAGAAACAGAGGGATTACGCATTAAAGGCGTGTCTTGGCTCAATCCTGGTAGTCAAAGAGTTTTGGCAGTCGAGAATCAAGCCGGTACAATGCAAAATCGCGTACCAGCAGAAACCTTAATGATGTTGTCTGGTGGAAATCTACAGCGTTTGTGGAGCGAATATGTTTTAACCTCCCAAGGTAATCCTCTCTCCCCCATTACGCCAGAACAACTGCGGACTGGGGTAAAATCCCTAACTACTCTGGATTTAGAAAGAGATTTACTCAGTTGGATGAAAGGCGAATTTGCGGTATCCATCATTCCTGGAACTCCCAAACCTGGAACTTCGCAAGATTTTCGTGCAGCTTTAGTATTTATGGTGCAAGCCAAGGAACGCCAATTAGCTGAAACATCCATCAAACAGCTAGATGATGTGATGAAAAATCAATATCAGTTCCAGATTCAATCAACAAAAGTAGCCAATAAACCCGTAGTGAATTGGATTAGTCCATTTGGGACACTTACAGCTACCCACGGTTGGTTAGATGGAAATGTGGCGTTTTTATCTATAGGTGCGCCCGTAACTGATAAAATTCTGCCTCAACCCAGCACTGCCCTCGCTAACAACTCAACATTTCAGCAAACAGTCCCCACAGAACCCAATCCCACAAACGGTCAATTTTACATAGACGTAGAACAGACAGCGAAAAATTTTCCCCTACCCAGACTACTCCCCCAACAACAAACCTTGCTAGCTGCTACCCGTTCCATCGGTATGACATCAGCCGTTAGCGATAACCGCAGCACTCGCTATGATATTTTTTTCACACTGAAGAAAGGTGATAGGTGA
- a CDS encoding response regulator produces MQGNLQELDIRSILQLIELGQRTGQLFIESHDSYQYGQVSPPSNPKNWLIFFQNGQIIYSQAGHNNLSQIHDYLRPYRGELSAYEHIDDLNIEDTSEYEYVWMLIEKNIINPQQAQVILYRLLCESLFDLLSLYRGNFIFHTDTPLTPQLTSWEIAPLIAKTIQQLQEWKLLYPYIESPEQLPILAETVHLYSSLPINTVNKLKQWADGQTSLRQLSRYLDRDILTVAKTIYPYIQQGWLKLTYPQTTDSQLPAQERAKMKILCIDQSQTSGETVESILPPQDYEVITLTHPSEALSLTFQLQPQMILCDTTIPELSIYEMCAMLRQSQAFRYIPMIMLTSKDKFIDRVKAKMAGFTDLLTKPFENKELLILLNKYLNI; encoded by the coding sequence ATGCAGGGAAATTTACAAGAACTTGATATTCGCAGCATCCTGCAATTAATTGAACTAGGACAGCGAACTGGACAACTGTTCATAGAAAGCCACGACTCTTACCAATATGGTCAAGTATCTCCACCAAGTAACCCGAAAAATTGGTTGATATTTTTCCAGAATGGTCAAATTATTTATTCCCAAGCAGGGCATAATAATTTGTCACAAATTCATGATTACTTACGTCCGTATCGTGGGGAATTATCTGCTTATGAACACATAGACGATTTGAACATAGAAGATACTTCAGAATATGAATACGTTTGGATGCTTATAGAGAAAAATATCATCAATCCCCAACAAGCACAGGTCATTCTTTATCGGTTACTGTGTGAGAGCCTGTTTGATTTGTTGAGTTTATATCGGGGTAATTTTATTTTTCATACCGATACACCCCTAACTCCACAATTAACGAGTTGGGAAATTGCGCCCTTAATCGCCAAAACTATCCAACAATTACAAGAATGGAAACTATTGTATCCATACATTGAATCGCCAGAACAACTGCCAATACTAGCCGAAACTGTGCATCTCTATTCCTCATTACCCATCAACACAGTCAATAAACTCAAGCAATGGGCAGATGGTCAAACTTCCTTACGTCAACTAAGTCGATATCTTGATCGTGATATTTTGACAGTGGCCAAGACAATATATCCATACATCCAACAAGGCTGGCTCAAACTCACATACCCACAAACCACTGATTCCCAATTACCAGCCCAGGAGAGGGCAAAAATGAAAATATTATGTATTGATCAGAGCCAAACTAGTGGAGAGACGGTAGAGTCTATTTTGCCTCCACAAGATTACGAAGTTATCACCCTCACCCATCCCTCAGAAGCACTGAGTTTAACTTTTCAACTCCAGCCCCAAATGATTTTATGTGACACTACCATACCAGAACTAAGTATTTATGAGATGTGTGCCATGCTGCGACAATCTCAAGCATTTCGGTATATACCGATGATTATGCTCACTAGTAAAGATAAATTTATAGATCGAGTTAAGGCGAAGATGGCCGGTTTCACAGACCTATTAACAAAACCCTTTGAGAATAAGGAATTACTAATTTTGCTCAACAAATATCTCAATATTTGA
- a CDS encoding leucine-rich repeat domain-containing protein — translation MKRALILVSGTVFLLLMPFLFLKDLGQEDKLQNFRQWCDRKMWVSADARHTIDMLLKQADTQDCQLADSKLQGLTELNLHGPYGNNFGFLPKRGKLIRDLRPLAGFTNLSKLNLGNNEISDIKPLAGLTNLTTLELENNKISDLKPLAKLSKMSKLTVYGNKIQDIQPLSQLSNLKDIDLAGNQISDLKPLGELRKLTNLSLERNQISDLTPLAKLNRLTTLSLGENQISDVQPLGELKNLNALILNNNQVHDLSPLSKLSKLNALYLDNNKISDVQPLANLPQLTRFTLHNNQISDITPLTRFLKANFNKISVYNTLDLHGNQITNLNQFAEFNNLNELNLNDNDISDIQALSRLNKLAVLKLEDNKISNLAPLSELSNLTELRLHDNQISDIQPLARLNKLTLLSLDNNKISNLQPLAKLSNLSELILNNNEISDVKPLAGLDNLRYLSLHRNHILDVQPLARMSKLQFLILTGNPIDSKTCPIKPESKCKS, via the coding sequence ATGAAAAGGGCTTTAATTCTAGTATCTGGAACGGTATTCTTATTACTGATGCCATTTTTATTTTTAAAAGACTTAGGGCAAGAAGATAAACTGCAAAATTTTCGCCAGTGGTGCGATCGCAAAATGTGGGTATCTGCGGATGCTAGACACACAATTGATATGTTGTTAAAACAAGCTGATACCCAAGACTGCCAACTAGCTGATTCTAAACTCCAAGGTCTTACCGAACTTAATCTTCATGGCCCTTACGGTAATAATTTTGGTTTTTTGCCAAAGCGCGGCAAATTAATCAGGGATTTAAGACCATTGGCAGGATTTACTAACTTGTCTAAGCTTAATCTCGGCAACAATGAAATTAGTGATATCAAACCACTAGCTGGACTCACTAACTTAACCACACTTGAACTTGAAAATAACAAAATTAGTGATCTTAAACCACTAGCTAAATTGAGTAAAATGTCCAAGCTGACTGTCTATGGGAACAAAATTCAAGATATTCAGCCACTATCCCAATTAAGCAACCTGAAGGACATAGACCTTGCTGGCAATCAGATTAGTGATCTTAAGCCATTAGGTGAGTTAAGGAAATTGACTAATCTCAGCCTTGAAAGGAATCAAATTAGTGATCTCACACCATTGGCTAAGTTGAACAGATTAACCACCCTTAGTCTTGGAGAAAACCAAATTAGCGATGTCCAGCCATTAGGTGAGTTAAAAAACTTGAATGCGCTCATTCTTAATAATAATCAAGTTCATGATCTCAGCCCATTATCTAAATTGAGTAAGTTAAATGCTCTCTACCTGGATAACAACAAAATTAGCGATGTCCAGCCATTAGCTAATTTGCCTCAGTTGACCAGGTTCACACTTCACAATAATCAAATTAGCGATATCACACCACTAACTAGGTTTTTAAAAGCTAATTTCAATAAAATAAGTGTGTACAATACCCTTGATCTTCATGGTAATCAAATTACTAATTTAAATCAATTTGCTGAATTTAATAACCTAAACGAACTCAACCTTAATGATAATGACATTAGTGATATCCAGGCATTAAGTAGATTGAATAAGTTAGCTGTCCTTAAACTTGAAGATAACAAAATTAGTAATCTTGCACCATTGAGTGAATTAAGCAACTTGACTGAACTCAGGCTTCATGATAATCAAATTAGTGATATTCAGCCCTTGGCTAGATTAAATAAGTTAACCTTACTCAGCCTTGATAACAACAAAATTAGTAATCTCCAGCCATTAGCTAAATTAAGTAATTTATCTGAACTTATTCTGAATAACAATGAAATTAGTGATGTCAAACCACTGGCTGGACTAGATAATTTGAGATATCTCTCATTGCATCGCAATCATATTCTTGATGTTCAGCCACTCGCTAGGATGAGTAAATTGCAGTTCCTAATTCTGACTGGTAATCCAATTGATAGTAAAACTTGCCCTATAAAACCAGAATCTAAATGCAAGAGCTAA
- the hmpF gene encoding pilus motility taxis protein HmpF — translation MLYLAEVQKQKGGLLGGNSKTELKLLACQRTDQNWSPVSEEIIPAEEASKLNDGALVLVEVNPNRQVQRLQEAGRPLVNILQNFSRQLEKYKLKEDEIDQWKESLTFQAQELNRREMDMEVRLEQLHNMEEEFQRLETQQQEVETSREKIEQLQAEIDRNRQELEGAWEHLRGEQRRLEERLQEGGVLDATQSQKMSELLERLSSRVAPIEILREHLHAAQEIVEKQQATLNPHWEKFQQEKTTAQEKQQEVEKLEKTVSDRQNEWQQAQHILEQQTAQLKVNTAAIASKQELMQILKQQLQSQDELYQQLYAVAATSGGGLPGQQIDVQALENMPLAELQKTIQDLSEKLEIDSSFVHDQEQELTYKQQTIEQLKQKISQASGQDVSNLQEELADEQDLYQMLNETLVGQRRNLLMRQKLIKQHQNILLKRQGQAVANSDQENNIDFSPILSQLENQRQQQSQELQKLEREVEQMQAALELDHGMIDNQTHNIQEQQQELKTMEENLRSLQKASAECWGRVNLYQEALQPIQDRLDEIKQKLQSIGESLGQIQETSDHQLQTITEIRHTIGGLLSQPELLAS, via the coding sequence GTGCTGTATTTAGCGGAAGTACAAAAGCAGAAAGGCGGCTTACTGGGTGGTAATTCCAAAACTGAATTGAAACTGCTAGCTTGTCAAAGAACCGACCAGAATTGGAGTCCTGTGTCGGAGGAAATTATCCCTGCTGAAGAAGCCAGCAAATTAAATGATGGCGCACTGGTTTTGGTGGAAGTCAATCCCAATCGCCAAGTCCAGAGACTGCAAGAAGCTGGTAGGCCATTGGTAAATATTTTGCAAAATTTTTCCCGTCAGTTGGAAAAATATAAGCTCAAGGAAGACGAAATTGATCAATGGAAGGAATCACTGACATTTCAGGCGCAGGAGTTAAATCGCCGTGAAATGGATATGGAAGTGCGCTTAGAACAGTTGCACAATATGGAGGAGGAGTTTCAACGTTTAGAAACACAACAACAAGAAGTTGAAACCTCTCGTGAGAAAATTGAACAGTTACAAGCGGAAATTGACCGTAATCGTCAGGAATTAGAAGGTGCTTGGGAGCATCTGCGGGGTGAGCAGCGACGCTTGGAGGAGCGTCTGCAAGAGGGTGGAGTATTAGACGCGACGCAAAGTCAGAAGATGAGCGAGTTACTGGAACGCTTATCTAGCCGTGTTGCTCCTATAGAAATCTTGCGCGAACATCTACACGCCGCCCAAGAAATTGTCGAAAAGCAGCAGGCTACGCTCAATCCCCATTGGGAAAAATTTCAACAAGAAAAAACAACAGCTCAAGAAAAGCAACAAGAAGTTGAAAAACTAGAAAAAACAGTGAGCGATCGCCAAAATGAATGGCAACAAGCACAACACATTTTAGAGCAACAAACAGCCCAATTGAAAGTCAATACGGCTGCGATCGCCAGTAAGCAAGAACTGATGCAAATCCTCAAACAACAGTTGCAATCTCAAGATGAGTTATACCAACAACTTTATGCTGTAGCTGCAACTTCTGGTGGTGGTTTACCAGGACAACAAATTGATGTGCAGGCTCTAGAAAATATGCCTCTAGCTGAACTGCAAAAGACTATACAAGATTTATCAGAAAAGTTAGAAATAGACTCTAGTTTTGTTCATGATCAAGAACAAGAACTGACATATAAACAACAAACCATAGAACAATTAAAACAAAAAATCAGTCAAGCATCCGGTCAAGATGTCAGTAATTTACAGGAAGAATTAGCCGATGAACAAGACCTTTATCAGATGCTCAATGAGACTTTAGTCGGACAAAGACGCAATTTATTAATGCGGCAAAAGTTGATTAAACAACACCAAAACATTCTCCTCAAGCGACAAGGTCAGGCGGTTGCTAACAGTGATCAAGAAAACAACATTGACTTTAGCCCCATTCTTTCACAACTAGAAAATCAACGACAACAACAATCCCAAGAACTGCAAAAATTGGAACGGGAAGTTGAGCAAATGCAAGCTGCACTGGAATTAGACCACGGCATGATTGATAATCAAACCCACAATATCCAAGAACAGCAGCAAGAATTGAAAACAATGGAAGAAAATCTTCGTTCCTTACAAAAGGCTAGTGCTGAGTGTTGGGGACGAGTCAACCTTTATCAAGAAGCACTGCAACCAATTCAAGACCGTCTAGACGAAATCAAACAAAAACTACAAAGCATCGGTGAATCTCTGGGTCAAATTCAAGAAACTAGTGATCATCAACTGCAAACAATCACAGAAATTCGTCACACCATCGGCGGTTTACTCTCTCAACCAGAGTTGTTGGCTTCTTAG
- the accC gene encoding acetyl-CoA carboxylase biotin carboxylase subunit: MKFDKILIANRGEIALRILRACEEMGIATIAVHSTVDRNALHVQLADEAVCIGEPASGKSYLNIPNIIAAALTRNASAIHPGYGFLSENAKFAEICADHHIAFIGPTPEAIRLMGDKSTAKETMQKAGVPTVPGSDGLVETEEEGLAIANKMGYPVMIKATAGGGGRGMRLVRSEDEFVKLFLAAQGEAGAAFGNAGVYIEKFIERPRHIEFQVLADNYGNVIHLGERDCSIQRRNQKLLEEAPSPALDPELREKMGQAAVKAAQFINYTGAGTIEFLLDKSGKFYFMEMNTRIQVEHPVTEMITGVDLLVEQIRIAQGERLRLTQDQVVLQGHAIECRINAEDPDHDFRPAPGRISGYLPPGGPGVRIDSHVYTDYQIPPYYDSLIGKLIVWGPDRATAINRMKRALRECAITGLPTTIPFHQKIMENHQFLEGHVYTNFIQEMKL, translated from the coding sequence ATGAAGTTTGACAAAATTTTAATTGCCAATCGAGGAGAAATCGCCCTCCGCATTCTCCGCGCCTGTGAAGAAATGGGGATTGCGACGATCGCGGTTCACTCGACTGTTGACCGGAATGCTCTGCACGTCCAACTAGCTGATGAAGCGGTTTGCATTGGTGAACCCGCTAGCGGTAAAAGTTATTTGAATATTCCTAATATCATTGCGGCGGCTTTAACGCGCAATGCTAGTGCTATTCATCCTGGTTACGGTTTCCTGTCGGAAAACGCCAAATTTGCCGAAATTTGCGCTGACCATCACATTGCGTTTATAGGCCCTACCCCAGAAGCAATCAGGTTGATGGGGGATAAATCCACGGCTAAAGAAACTATGCAAAAAGCCGGAGTTCCCACTGTACCGGGGAGCGATGGCTTGGTAGAAACCGAGGAAGAAGGATTAGCGATCGCAAATAAAATGGGCTACCCAGTGATGATTAAAGCCACGGCTGGTGGTGGTGGTAGAGGGATGCGCTTAGTGCGATCAGAAGATGAATTTGTCAAACTCTTTTTAGCCGCCCAAGGTGAAGCAGGTGCAGCCTTTGGTAATGCTGGCGTTTATATCGAAAAATTTATCGAGCGTCCCCGCCACATTGAGTTTCAAGTTTTGGCGGATAATTACGGCAATGTCATTCACTTAGGTGAACGGGATTGTTCCATTCAACGCCGCAACCAAAAGTTACTAGAAGAAGCCCCCAGTCCTGCACTTGACCCAGAACTGCGGGAAAAAATGGGACAAGCCGCCGTCAAAGCAGCCCAGTTTATTAATTACACCGGTGCGGGTACTATTGAGTTCCTGTTAGATAAATCCGGTAAGTTTTACTTCATGGAAATGAACACTCGGATTCAGGTGGAACACCCTGTGACAGAGATGATTACTGGGGTAGACTTGCTAGTTGAACAAATTAGAATCGCCCAAGGGGAAAGACTCAGGCTGACTCAAGACCAAGTAGTATTACAAGGTCATGCAATTGAGTGTCGCATCAACGCTGAAGACCCCGATCATGATTTTCGCCCAGCACCCGGACGCATTAGCGGTTATCTTCCCCCTGGTGGCCCTGGCGTACGGATTGACTCCCACGTTTACACCGATTATCAAATCCCCCCTTACTACGATTCCCTCATCGGTAAATTAATTGTTTGGGGGCCAGATCGTGCTACAGCAATTAACCGGATGAAACGCGCTCTCAGAGAGTGTGCAATTACTGGATTGCCGACCACAATTCCCTTTCATCAGAAAATCATGGAAAATCACCAGTTTTTAGAGGGTCATGTTTACACCAATTTCATTCAGGAGATGAAACTTTAG
- the ccsB gene encoding c-type cytochrome biogenesis protein CcsB, with product MNLVLLQNWLDNASFAVLFITMLVYWVGAAFPNLSITNALGTAGMAIANLCIATLLGARWLEAGYFPLSNLYESLFFLTWGITTIHLIAENSSRSRLVGVFTSPVAMGISAFATLTLPSEMQVAEPLVPALKSNWLMMHVSVMMLSYSALMVGSLLAIAFLIVTRGQNIQLQGSSFGNGGYRTNGYRLQKAGELITQPPTPPAENNGYARLESNNNGNGNTAVLNLVTPTPASTLTSAPTLSPQRLSIAETLDNISYRVIGLGFPLLTIGIIAGAVWANEAWGSYWSWDPKETWALITWLVFAAYLHARITRGWQGRRPAILAASGFVVVWICYLGVNLLGKGLHSYGWFF from the coding sequence ATGAATCTGGTTTTACTCCAGAATTGGTTAGATAATGCCTCATTTGCTGTCTTATTTATCACCATGTTGGTTTATTGGGTGGGAGCAGCCTTTCCCAATCTCAGCATCACTAATGCGCTGGGAACAGCTGGGATGGCGATCGCTAATTTGTGCATCGCTACGCTTCTGGGTGCGCGTTGGCTAGAGGCTGGCTATTTTCCATTGAGTAATTTGTATGAATCCCTATTTTTCTTGACATGGGGAATCACTACAATTCATCTAATTGCAGAAAATTCCAGCCGTAGCCGCTTAGTGGGTGTTTTCACCAGCCCTGTAGCTATGGGGATTTCTGCTTTTGCTACATTGACATTACCATCAGAAATGCAAGTAGCCGAACCATTAGTACCAGCACTCAAGTCTAATTGGCTGATGATGCACGTTAGCGTCATGATGTTGAGTTACTCAGCCTTGATGGTGGGTTCATTGCTAGCGATCGCATTTTTGATTGTCACACGCGGTCAAAATATTCAATTACAAGGTAGTTCATTCGGTAACGGTGGCTATCGTACCAACGGCTACCGTCTGCAAAAAGCTGGTGAACTCATTACACAACCCCCAACACCACCAGCAGAAAACAATGGCTATGCACGGCTAGAAAGCAATAACAACGGTAACGGTAACACCGCCGTTTTAAACTTAGTAACTCCTACTCCAGCCTCAACCCTCACATCAGCACCAACCCTTTCACCCCAACGCCTCAGCATCGCAGAAACCCTCGATAATATTAGTTATCGCGTCATCGGTTTGGGATTCCCTCTACTCACCATCGGGATTATTGCTGGTGCAGTTTGGGCGAATGAAGCTTGGGGTTCTTACTGGAGTTGGGACCCGAAAGAAACTTGGGCATTAATTACTTGGTTGGTATTTGCTGCCTATCTCCACGCTAGAATTACCCGTGGTTGGCAAGGTCGCCGCCCAGCAATTTTAGCCGCCAGTGGCTTTGTTGTCGTTTGGATTTGTTACCTTGGTGTGAATCTTTTAGGAAAAGGTTTACATTCTTACGGTTGGTTTTTTTAA